In Sphingomonas profundi, the sequence CCGTGCGCCGTCACGCCCTGGAAGCCCGGAATCACCGCCACCTGGCCGCCGGCCATCGCCGTGCCGAGCGTCTCGGCGTCGATCTGGCCGATGCGGGCCGAGGCGTGCGCATCCGACGTGCCGATCGGCAGCTGCCAGCCGAGCCAGCTGCGCGCATCGACGCCGATCGACTGCAGGACGATCGCGAGCAGGCCGCTCGTCACCTGCTCGCCCGAGGAGACGACGACGTCATATTCGCGCGGATCGTACAGCGGCGACGCCTCCCGGCAGAAGCCGACGAGCCGGTCCGTCTCGCCCGACATCGCCGAGACGACGACGGCGACCTCGTGGCCGGCCTCCACCTCCTGCTTCACGCGGGCGGCCACGTTGCGAATCCGCTCGATCCCCGCCATCGAGGTGCCGCCGAACTTCATCACGATACGGGCCATGAACCGGGTTCTCTCATCCAGCTGAAAGAGCCTTGGGAACCAAGGCGCGGCCCTGATAGGGAGGGGGGATTATGAACGCAAGCATCGCCCCCCAGCCCACGCGATCGCCCGCCCGATCGTCCGCCGTTACGCCCGCCCCGACGATCGATCCGGCGCAGGCCGCCCATTTCGGCCGGCTGGCGGCGGACTGGTGGGATCCGACGGGGTCGTCCGCGATGCTCCACCGGCTGAACCCGGTGCGGCTGCGCTACATCCGCGACGCGGTGGACGCGCACTGGGCGGGCGACGCGGCGGCTTTCCGCCCGCTGGCGGGCAGGCGCGCGCTGGACGTGGGCTGCGGCGCGGGCCTGCTTGCGGAGCCGCTCGCCCGACTGGGGGCGGCGGTGACGGGCATCGACGCGGCGCCGGAGAATGTGGCGGTGGCGCGCGCCCATGCCGAGGGGCAGGGGCTGGCGATCGACTATCGCGCGGGCGAACTGGCGAGCCTGGCCGGCGAGACGTTCGATCTGGTGACGTGCATGGAGGTGATCGAGCATGTCGCCGATCCCGCCGGCTTCGTGGCCGGACTGGCGGCGGCGCTGGCGCCCGACGGGCTGCTGGTGCTGTCGACGCCGAACCGCACGCCCCTGTCGCGGCTGGCGATGATCACGCTAGGCGAGGGGCTGGGCCGCATCCCGCGCGGCACGCACGACTGGAGCAGGTTCCTCACGCCGGACGAGCTTCAGGCCTTGCTGGAGGCGGCGGGGCTGCGCGTGGCGGACGTGACCGGGCTGGCCTTCTCGCCGCTGAAGGGGCTGGTGCTGAGCGACAGTCTGGCGCTGGACTATCTTATGGTCGTGCGGAAGGCCTGACCGCCGGCGCGTGAGGTGCCGGTACTAGGACATTTCGGAGTGGTTGCGGGCGGCGAAAAGCCCCAATCGCCTTATCCGATTGGATCCGGCACGTGGCGCTGGCCGGGCGCCGCGCCACGCCCGGACCGGCGGGGAGACAGGCGATGACCGAGGACGTCAAGTGGGATCTGGAAGCCGACGTCGTCGTGCTGGGTTCGGGCGGCGCGGCGATGACGGCGGCGATCTCCGCCCATGATTTCGGCGCGAAGGACGTTGTCATCCTGGAGAAGACCGGCATGGTCGGCGGGACGACGGCGATGTCCGGCGGCATGCTCTGGATCCCCAACAACCATTATCAGCGCGAGGCGGGCATCGACGAGTCCGACGACGACATCGTCGCCTATCTCGATTCCCTCGCGCCGGGCGCGCTCGATCCCGAGACGCTGGGCGCCTTCATGGAGAGCGGACCGGAGATGATCCGCTATCTGGCGGACAAGACGCCCGTCCGCTTCCACGTGTTCGCCGACTTCCCCGATTATCAGCCGTACATGCCGGGCGCGAAGGTCGACGGCGGGCGCTCGCTGGACAATGAGGCCTTTTCCTTCGACCAGCTCGGCAAGTGGGCCACGCGGGTGAACCCGACCAAGATGGCCTATCCGGTGCGCGGCAGCCTGATGGAGGCGGTGAGCGGCACGCTGGACGAGGCCACCCTCGCCGAGCGCGAGCGGCAGGATTATCGCGGCCTGGGGCAGGCGCTGGCCGGATCGCTGTTCAAGGCGGTGCTTGATCGCGGCATCCCGGTC encodes:
- the ubiG gene encoding bifunctional 2-polyprenyl-6-hydroxyphenol methylase/3-demethylubiquinol 3-O-methyltransferase UbiG codes for the protein MNASIAPQPTRSPARSSAVTPAPTIDPAQAAHFGRLAADWWDPTGSSAMLHRLNPVRLRYIRDAVDAHWAGDAAAFRPLAGRRALDVGCGAGLLAEPLARLGAAVTGIDAAPENVAVARAHAEGQGLAIDYRAGELASLAGETFDLVTCMEVIEHVADPAGFVAGLAAALAPDGLLVLSTPNRTPLSRLAMITLGEGLGRIPRGTHDWSRFLTPDELQALLEAAGLRVADVTGLAFSPLKGLVLSDSLALDYLMVVRKA